The Pseudoalteromonas sp. DL-6 genome has a window encoding:
- a CDS encoding TetR/AcrR family transcriptional regulator, translated as MANKVKFEREQVIRAASQLFWEKGFHATSTRDLQDAINMRPGSIYAAFGSKEGLYCEAIKNYAKQMQSLIDERLASCTSILGALQDFVEYVVISSKSHTPSAICMLVKANNEFIEKDSYLYQISAELMINFEHYLTELFALAIADKELSGNISPVEYARFFQVQFTGLRSYFNRPNVEKLAKPMIENMFSLMKSL; from the coding sequence ATGGCCAATAAAGTAAAATTTGAACGCGAGCAAGTTATTCGTGCCGCTAGTCAATTATTCTGGGAGAAGGGCTTTCATGCTACATCCACTCGCGATTTGCAAGATGCTATTAATATGCGCCCAGGCAGCATTTATGCGGCATTTGGCTCAAAGGAAGGTTTATATTGTGAAGCGATAAAAAATTATGCCAAGCAGATGCAAAGCCTAATAGATGAACGTTTAGCATCATGCACCAGTATTCTGGGGGCACTTCAAGACTTTGTAGAGTATGTTGTTATTTCCTCAAAAAGTCATACTCCAAGTGCCATCTGCATGTTAGTAAAGGCCAATAATGAATTTATTGAGAAAGACAGTTACCTTTACCAAATCAGTGCAGAGCTGATGATAAACTTTGAACATTACCTTACTGAACTATTTGCACTCGCCATAGCTGATAAAGAGTTAAGTGGGAATATTTCACCCGTAGAGTATGCTCGCTTTTTCCAAGTACAATTTACAGGATTACGTAGCTATTTTAATCGACCAAATGTAGAGAAATTAGCCAAACCAATGATCGAAAACATGTTTTCACTGATGAAGAGTCTTTAG
- a CDS encoding DUF1294 domain-containing protein, whose translation MIKSTLIIFSSVFIVALWLAYLNHKIEMFIPIYISFLSGITFLYYAWDKRKAVQSNRKQVNRIPERHLHLLALFGGWPGALIAQQTLRHKSQKRVFIMVLWLCIAVNLSLGSYAWSVYY comes from the coding sequence TTGATAAAAAGTACCTTAATTATATTTTCGAGCGTGTTTATAGTCGCATTATGGCTTGCTTACTTAAATCATAAAATTGAGATGTTTATACCAATATATATTTCATTTCTCAGTGGTATCACATTTTTATATTATGCGTGGGATAAACGAAAAGCAGTGCAGTCAAACCGTAAACAAGTAAATCGTATACCTGAACGGCATTTACATCTATTGGCTCTATTTGGAGGATGGCCTGGAGCACTTATCGCTCAGCAAACCTTACGACATAAGTCACAAAAACGTGTATTTATAATGGTATTGTGGCTGTGTATTGCGGTGAATCTAAGCTTGGGTAGTTATGCATGGTCTGTTTATTATTAA
- a CDS encoding PEGA domain-containing protein — translation MKNLSLLAAALILSGCSATSKISKSEDVVIEPTPQMSEENAPISLTVITNPADSRVRIMNIVPVYQDAIELDSGKYDIEVSKAGYVTYRKWITVDKKTILTIELDEKQLSQSAQ, via the coding sequence ATGAAAAATTTAAGCTTACTAGCTGCAGCTCTGATACTCTCAGGCTGTTCAGCAACATCTAAAATCAGCAAAAGTGAAGATGTCGTTATTGAGCCTACGCCTCAAATGAGCGAAGAAAATGCACCAATATCACTGACGGTTATTACTAACCCAGCTGATTCTAGAGTACGGATAATGAATATAGTGCCAGTATATCAAGACGCTATTGAATTAGATTCCGGTAAGTATGATATCGAGGTAAGTAAAGCTGGTTATGTTACTTATAGAAAATGGATAACGGTTGATAAAAAAACCATTTTAACTATAGAGCTCGATGAAAAACAGTTAAGCCAATCAGCGCAATAG
- a CDS encoding carboxymuconolactone decarboxylase family protein → MAEFTLYTQDNAPEDSKSLMADSVAAFGMVPNLHAVMAEAPTLLKGYQVLHDLFQKTSFNAEELTVVWQSINVEHECHYCVPAHSAIAASMKVDQGIVDALVNETPLADVKLETLRETTLAMTRNRGVISNEQIEKFFAVGYGKQQLLEIIVGLSQKVMSNYTNHLADTPVDEPFKKFAK, encoded by the coding sequence ATGGCAGAATTTACGTTATATACTCAAGACAACGCACCTGAAGACTCAAAATCGCTTATGGCTGATTCAGTAGCAGCATTTGGTATGGTGCCAAACCTTCATGCAGTAATGGCAGAAGCACCTACGCTACTTAAAGGCTACCAAGTACTGCACGACTTATTTCAAAAAACATCGTTTAACGCAGAAGAGCTAACAGTGGTATGGCAGTCAATTAATGTTGAGCACGAATGCCATTACTGTGTACCAGCACACAGCGCAATTGCCGCTTCAATGAAAGTTGATCAAGGTATTGTTGATGCACTCGTTAATGAAACACCACTTGCAGATGTAAAACTTGAAACGCTGCGTGAAACTACGCTTGCAATGACACGCAATCGCGGCGTAATTAGCAATGAGCAAATTGAGAAATTTTTTGCAGTAGGTTACGGTAAACAGCAACTGCTAGAAATAATTGTTGGTTTATCGCAAAAAGTAATGAGCAATTACACCAATCACCTAGCTGATACACCAGTTGACGAACCATTTAAAAAATTCGCAAAATAA